A section of the Pedobacter sp. HDW13 genome encodes:
- a CDS encoding site-specific integrase, with translation MKSIRTELAIINGIRFILVTPHSSNTDKYPLYCIEYFYNGKQFKVKEGIKAIYNQYLEQVKDLKSINKKLVLLRNSFEFRITELVKPISVSQSSTDSKLTIQTKVIEALSKFFEYHTKRHEIGEIKDIYNYTERDKKVTTFINKHFPNHLLSDLSTTVWIDYRSYLKKWGLGNSTVNLQMVYVKGFYIWLSQIMELPITNHASKLKKLDITLQIPKYNEIKQSLFLEFFNVVNTKRYLRLHLMARLVAENTLRPIQVLNIKVKHVDLQDHSIVVFDAKGKKWRRVIMSSIVNGLIQSIYENTTNAGRTIDDEDYIIGFFNQTKQRKIFTQTMFRERILLPFKEDFPQFANILIYDFKHTSITKALKVNSVYDVQKRAGHSKVTTTQIYDRSDSVSEAITVEELILIK, from the coding sequence ATGAAATCAATTAGAACTGAATTGGCCATTATTAATGGCATCAGATTTATTTTAGTAACCCCTCATAGCTCCAATACTGACAAATACCCACTCTATTGCATAGAATACTTTTATAATGGTAAGCAATTTAAAGTTAAAGAGGGGATAAAGGCAATCTATAACCAGTACCTTGAACAGGTAAAGGATCTTAAATCCATAAATAAGAAATTAGTGCTGCTCCGTAATTCATTCGAGTTCAGAATAACGGAGTTAGTAAAACCTATAAGTGTTAGCCAATCATCTACAGATTCTAAGTTAACGATACAAACCAAAGTAATTGAAGCTCTTAGTAAGTTCTTCGAATATCATACAAAGCGTCATGAAATAGGGGAGATTAAGGATATCTATAATTATACTGAGAGAGATAAGAAAGTAACGACGTTTATAAACAAGCATTTCCCAAACCATTTACTCTCTGATCTAAGTACTACTGTCTGGATTGACTACCGTAGCTATTTAAAGAAGTGGGGACTCGGTAATAGTACCGTTAACTTACAAATGGTTTACGTGAAGGGGTTTTATATATGGTTGAGCCAAATAATGGAATTACCAATTACTAACCACGCCAGTAAGTTAAAGAAACTTGATATAACTCTTCAGATACCAAAATATAATGAAATTAAGCAGTCACTATTTCTTGAGTTCTTTAATGTTGTAAATACGAAAAGATATTTGAGGTTGCACTTAATGGCTCGACTCGTAGCGGAAAATACATTGAGACCTATACAAGTGCTAAACATTAAAGTTAAACATGTTGATCTCCAAGATCACTCAATAGTGGTATTCGATGCTAAAGGTAAGAAATGGAGAAGAGTTATCATGAGTTCAATTGTTAATGGTTTGATACAGAGTATTTATGAGAATACCACAAATGCAGGAAGAACAATAGATGATGAAGACTACATTATCGGGTTCTTCAATCAAACCAAACAAAGGAAGATATTTACACAAACGATGTTTAGAGAACGTATTCTATTACCTTTTAAGGAAGATTTTCCGCAGTTCGCTAACATTCTAATCTACGATTTCAAACACACTAGCATTACCAAAGCTCTGAAAGTTAATAGTGTTTATGATGTGCAAAAACGAGCGGGACATAGTAAAGTTACCACCACTCAAATTTATGATCGAAGCGACAGCGTAAGCGAGGCAATCACTGTGGAAGAATTGATATTGATAAAATAG
- a CDS encoding mandelate racemase/muconate lactonizing enzyme family protein: protein MKITHTEIYRFSIPMEPFVIATGTMHFAQNVLVRIYTDAGIHGIGECSAFPMIVGETQETCIAMAKDFAAILKGKDPLDIPERMNDLLGYADHNSTIKSAFDMALFDIAAKHANLPLYKFLGGQKRIIETDMTIGIDTPEGMANTALKYKSQGCRILKIKLGKNVHDDIERVKHIREAVGEEITLRLDANQGWSFDDALFALGALEKYNIEFCEQPMRTWYDDKLAELNLNSPIKLMADESCYNHHDARKLINSQSTTYLNIKFSKSGGILEAQKIHEEALQTGVKCMIGSMLETRIALSANLHFAYASPNVEFFDLDTALLGHLVDPVVGGLTYNGYFLDVPDEIGIGAEADEFFLEKCESWTV, encoded by the coding sequence ATGAAAATCACCCATACCGAAATATACCGCTTTAGCATCCCCATGGAGCCTTTCGTGATTGCAACAGGCACCATGCACTTTGCACAAAATGTATTGGTCCGCATCTATACCGATGCAGGCATCCACGGCATTGGCGAATGTTCTGCGTTCCCGATGATTGTGGGCGAAACGCAGGAAACCTGCATTGCTATGGCAAAGGATTTTGCCGCCATTTTAAAAGGCAAAGATCCGTTAGATATTCCCGAGCGAATGAATGATTTGCTGGGTTATGCCGATCATAACAGCACCATAAAAAGTGCTTTTGATATGGCTTTGTTTGATATTGCGGCTAAACATGCCAATTTACCGCTTTATAAGTTTTTAGGTGGACAAAAACGTATCATCGAAACCGATATGACGATTGGTATTGATACGCCGGAAGGAATGGCTAATACCGCCTTAAAATATAAAAGCCAGGGCTGTCGAATCCTTAAAATTAAACTGGGCAAAAACGTTCATGATGATATTGAACGGGTAAAACATATTCGTGAAGCGGTTGGTGAAGAAATAACCTTACGCCTGGATGCCAACCAGGGCTGGAGTTTTGATGATGCGCTGTTTGCTTTGGGTGCACTTGAAAAATACAACATTGAGTTTTGTGAACAACCTATGCGCACCTGGTACGATGACAAACTAGCCGAACTCAACCTCAACTCGCCAATTAAATTAATGGCTGATGAAAGTTGCTACAACCACCACGATGCCCGTAAGCTAATCAATAGTCAATCTACAACCTACCTGAACATCAAATTTTCGAAATCGGGAGGAATACTGGAGGCACAGAAAATACACGAAGAAGCTTTGCAAACCGGCGTTAAATGCATGATTGGCAGTATGCTCGAAACCAGAATTGCGTTGAGTGCCAACCTACATTTCGCTTATGCGAGTCCGAATGTAGAGTTTTTTGACCTTGATACGGCTTTATTAGGCCACCTGGTAGATCCGGTTGTTGGCGGGTTAACTTATAATGGCTACTTTCTGGATGTACCCGATGAAATTGGCATCGGCGCAGAAGCGGATGAGTTTTTCTTAGAGAAATGTGAAAGCTGGACGGTATAA
- a CDS encoding glycoside hydrolase family 25 protein gives MPPDKRVPTNKNPVNRKPATRKPAVKKTAANKKKQTKIPIQLKIAIAALLLVLLSPFYYGYVLKGFVATWRWVKDWGQDPNYRTYESFNIKIPKKYTVHGIDVSYYQGKINWPKVKSMKEDEVQISFAFIKATEGVLMVDPYFQRNWREAPKSGIICGAYHFFRPRKDGKTQAKFFLQVVNVEKGDLPPVVDVESLDGVSPLKMRAELSDFLNYVELKTKVRPIIYTGLKFYEDYLESHFSDYPLWIAHYYQSKLRLDNSRWKFWQHSDKAKINGIGHVVDFNAFNGDSLALDRLLVR, from the coding sequence ATGCCGCCAGATAAGAGAGTTCCGACCAACAAGAATCCAGTTAACAGAAAGCCTGCTACCAGAAAACCTGCGGTAAAAAAAACTGCAGCCAATAAAAAAAAGCAGACTAAAATTCCTATACAGCTTAAAATTGCTATTGCTGCTTTATTGTTGGTTTTGCTTTCTCCGTTTTACTATGGTTATGTTTTAAAAGGTTTTGTAGCTACCTGGCGCTGGGTTAAAGATTGGGGACAAGATCCCAACTACCGTACATACGAGAGCTTTAATATCAAAATTCCTAAAAAGTATACCGTTCATGGTATCGATGTTTCCTATTATCAGGGCAAAATAAACTGGCCAAAAGTAAAGTCGATGAAAGAGGATGAGGTGCAAATCAGTTTTGCCTTTATCAAAGCTACAGAAGGCGTTTTAATGGTCGATCCGTACTTCCAACGCAACTGGCGCGAAGCCCCCAAATCGGGTATTATCTGTGGAGCTTATCATTTTTTCAGACCACGTAAAGATGGTAAAACCCAGGCTAAATTCTTTTTGCAGGTGGTAAATGTAGAGAAGGGCGATTTGCCTCCTGTGGTTGATGTCGAATCGCTGGATGGTGTTTCTCCGTTAAAAATGCGTGCCGAACTGTCCGATTTTCTGAATTATGTAGAGCTGAAAACCAAAGTAAGGCCAATTATTTACACCGGACTAAAGTTTTACGAAGATTACCTGGAAAGTCATTTCAGTGATTACCCTTTGTGGATTGCGCATTACTATCAATCTAAATTACGATTGGATAACAGCCGCTGGAAATTCTGGCAACATTCTGATAAAGCGAAAATTAATGGCATTGGCCATGTGGTAGATTTTAATGCCTTTAACGGCGATAGTTTAGCACTGGATAGGCTGTTAGTTCGTTAA
- a CDS encoding MFS transporter — MYKLILNTYKSSFSGLSRETWLLSIVMMFNRCGSMAVPFMGLYVTQSLHRSAMDAGLIITLFGAGSILGSATGGKLTDMIGFRPVQIISSIIGGLLFILFSTITHFSTLCILAVVISFFSEAFRPANFTAVAHYATEGTITRSYSLNRLAVNIGWSAGISMAGIIASINYQLLFIVEGSVSILVGLSILVLLPKVQDFIKKAKENRNTMVILKPWQDTFYVKFILLTTLFITCAFLMFRVVPVFFKEEWHIDEFAIGIIIGLNGAIIALFEMIMINKIEKKKSPMFFIIIGSIFFAISYLLLSAPIIFHVISAVLTIVTFTIGEMFVLPFINTIVISRSNEHNRGLYAAGYTLSWSCAQVIGPYFGFLIAKQFGYNWLWFGLACILLICAYGFSMLNKRQQETVLKTN, encoded by the coding sequence ATGTACAAACTTATACTAAATACGTATAAATCTTCTTTTAGCGGATTGAGCCGCGAAACCTGGTTATTGAGCATTGTAATGATGTTTAATCGCTGCGGTAGCATGGCTGTTCCGTTTATGGGTTTGTATGTTACCCAGAGTTTGCATCGATCAGCAATGGATGCCGGCCTGATTATTACCTTATTTGGAGCAGGTTCTATCCTGGGCTCAGCAACCGGTGGAAAATTAACCGATATGATTGGGTTCAGGCCTGTGCAGATCATTTCGTCGATAATCGGCGGATTGTTGTTTATCTTGTTTTCAACCATTACCCATTTCTCTACCTTATGTATACTGGCAGTTGTAATCAGCTTTTTTTCGGAAGCCTTTAGGCCGGCAAATTTTACAGCAGTAGCCCACTATGCAACTGAAGGAACCATTACCCGCTCCTATTCGCTAAACAGATTGGCTGTAAATATCGGTTGGTCGGCGGGGATTAGTATGGCGGGGATTATTGCCTCTATTAATTATCAGCTTTTGTTTATTGTAGAGGGATCGGTAAGTATACTGGTTGGACTTTCTATTTTAGTTTTATTACCGAAAGTGCAGGATTTCATTAAAAAGGCAAAGGAAAACCGCAACACTATGGTTATTTTAAAGCCTTGGCAAGATACTTTTTATGTGAAATTTATTCTTTTAACTACTCTATTTATTACTTGTGCCTTTTTAATGTTTAGAGTGGTGCCGGTATTTTTTAAAGAGGAATGGCATATTGATGAGTTTGCCATCGGGATTATTATAGGTTTAAACGGCGCCATAATCGCGTTGTTTGAAATGATTATGATCAATAAGATTGAAAAGAAAAAGTCGCCCATGTTTTTCATCATTATTGGTTCTATTTTCTTTGCGATATCTTACTTGTTGTTAAGCGCGCCGATTATTTTTCATGTCATATCGGCCGTGTTAACCATTGTAACTTTTACAATCGGCGAAATGTTTGTCTTACCCTTCATAAATACCATTGTAATTAGTCGGAGCAATGAACATAACAGAGGCTTGTATGCAGCAGGTTATACCTTGAGCTGGTCGTGTGCGCAGGTTATTGGACCATATTTTGGGTTTTTGATTGCCAAACAATTTGGTTATAACTGGCTTTGGTTTGGGTTGGCTTGCATCTTGTTAATTTGCGCTTACGGTTTTAGCATGCTGAATAAACGCCAGCAAGAGACTGTATTGAAAACGAATTAG
- a CDS encoding family 43 glycosylhydrolase produces MFIRNGKYYFMWSEGGWTGPDYCVAYAVSDSPFGPFKRVGKILQQDATIARGAGHHSLIINEKKNKYYIVYHRRPLTETDGNHRETCIDEMKFDADGNILPVKITNEGVKAQKVK; encoded by the coding sequence ATGTTCATCAGAAATGGTAAATATTATTTCATGTGGAGCGAAGGTGGCTGGACCGGACCTGATTATTGTGTAGCCTACGCAGTAAGCGATTCTCCATTTGGTCCATTTAAAAGGGTAGGTAAAATTTTACAGCAAGATGCAACAATTGCAAGAGGAGCAGGGCACCATTCTTTAATCATCAATGAGAAAAAGAATAAATATTACATTGTTTACCACCGTAGACCATTAACAGAAACCGATGGAAACCATCGAGAAACCTGTATCGATGAAATGAAATTTGATGCAGATGGTAATATCCTTCCTGTAAAAATTACCAACGAAGGTGTTAAAGCACAGAAAGTTAAATAG
- a CDS encoding family 43 glycosylhydrolase gives MKYLFSSLLLLSGLASFAQDTKTINQSGNPIFKGWYADPDAAVFNNKYWVYPTYSARYKEQVFLDAFSSDNLVTWKKHPHILDTAAVKWANKAMWAPAIVQKDKKYYLFFGANDIQNDKEIGGIGVAVADKPEGPYKDHLGKPLVDKFYNGAQPIDQFVFKDKDGQYYLIYGGWKHCNIAKLNKDFTGFLPFEDGTIFKEITPIIT, from the coding sequence ATGAAATATTTATTCTCATCTCTTTTACTTTTATCCGGGCTCGCTTCTTTTGCTCAGGATACTAAAACGATTAACCAATCTGGAAACCCAATTTTTAAAGGCTGGTATGCAGATCCGGACGCGGCCGTTTTCAACAATAAATACTGGGTTTACCCCACTTACTCTGCTCGTTATAAAGAGCAGGTATTTCTGGATGCATTTTCATCCGATAATCTTGTAACCTGGAAAAAACACCCACATATTTTAGATACAGCTGCTGTAAAATGGGCCAATAAAGCCATGTGGGCACCTGCAATTGTACAAAAAGACAAGAAATACTATTTGTTTTTCGGTGCCAATGATATTCAGAATGATAAAGAAATTGGTGGAATTGGAGTAGCAGTTGCCGATAAACCTGAAGGACCTTACAAAGATCATTTAGGTAAACCTTTGGTTGATAAGTTCTACAACGGTGCACAACCTATTGATCAGTTTGTGTTTAAAGATAAAGATGGACAATACTACCTGATTTATGGCGGCTGGAAACACTGTAATATTGCCAAATTAAATAAAGATTTTACTGGTTTCCTGCCTTTCGAAGATGGAACTATATTTAAAGAAATTACTCCGATAATTACGTAG
- a CDS encoding dipeptidase produces the protein MQEIKNYVETHKQRFLDELFELLRFPSVSADPKYKGDVLKTADYVAQKLKDAGADNVEICPTAGYPIVYGEKIIDASLPTVLIYGHYDVQPADPLELWHTPPFEPTVRDGKIYARGACDDKGQFYMHVKAFELMMETNTLACNVKFMIEGEEEVGSANLGIFVKDNAERLKADVVLISDTSMISMEHPSIETGLRGLAYMEVEVVGPNRDLHSGVYGGAVANPATILCKMIASLHDENNHITIPAFYDKVVELSDEEKKALNAAPYDEAEYKKDLDIEEVWGEKGYSTLERTGTRPTLEVNGIWSGYIGEGAKTVLPSKANAKISMRLVPNQSSEEIAEIFTRHFESIAPKNVKVKVTPHHGGEPVVTPTDSVAYKAAEKAIEDSFGKTAIPTRGGGSIPIVALFEDVLGIKSVLFGFGLDSDALHSPNEKYDIYNYYKGIETLPLFHKYFAELSK, from the coding sequence ATGCAAGAGATTAAAAATTATGTAGAAACGCACAAACAACGTTTTTTAGATGAATTGTTTGAATTATTGCGTTTTCCATCGGTTAGTGCCGATCCTAAATATAAAGGTGATGTTTTAAAAACGGCCGATTATGTAGCACAGAAACTGAAGGATGCAGGAGCCGATAACGTAGAAATTTGTCCAACAGCCGGATATCCTATCGTTTATGGCGAAAAAATTATTGATGCCTCTTTACCCACCGTTTTAATATATGGTCACTACGATGTACAGCCAGCTGATCCGTTAGAATTATGGCATACGCCGCCTTTCGAGCCAACTGTACGCGATGGTAAAATTTATGCACGTGGTGCATGTGATGATAAAGGCCAGTTTTACATGCACGTAAAGGCATTCGAACTGATGATGGAGACCAATACCCTGGCTTGCAACGTTAAGTTTATGATTGAGGGTGAGGAAGAGGTTGGCTCAGCTAATCTTGGTATTTTTGTTAAGGACAATGCCGAACGCCTGAAAGCTGATGTGGTTTTAATTTCTGATACTTCGATGATTAGCATGGAGCATCCATCAATCGAAACAGGATTGCGTGGACTTGCCTATATGGAAGTAGAAGTGGTAGGGCCGAACCGTGATTTACACTCAGGTGTTTATGGTGGTGCAGTGGCAAACCCAGCTACTATTCTCTGCAAAATGATTGCTTCTTTGCATGACGAAAACAATCACATCACCATTCCTGCTTTTTACGATAAAGTGGTAGAACTATCAGATGAAGAGAAAAAAGCCTTGAATGCAGCACCTTATGATGAAGCTGAATACAAAAAAGATCTTGATATTGAAGAAGTTTGGGGCGAAAAGGGCTATTCTACCTTAGAGCGTACCGGTACCAGACCAACTTTAGAAGTTAACGGGATCTGGAGCGGTTATATTGGCGAGGGAGCTAAAACAGTATTGCCAAGTAAAGCCAACGCCAAAATTTCGATGCGTTTGGTGCCTAACCAAAGCTCAGAAGAAATTGCTGAGATTTTTACCAGACACTTCGAAAGCATTGCACCTAAAAATGTAAAGGTAAAAGTTACCCCTCATCATGGTGGCGAACCGGTGGTAACCCCAACCGATAGTGTAGCTTATAAGGCTGCCGAAAAAGCTATTGAAGATAGTTTCGGTAAAACTGCTATTCCAACCCGTGGTGGTGGTAGTATTCCAATTGTGGCGCTATTTGAAGATGTTTTAGGTATTAAATCGGTACTTTTTGGTTTCGGTTTGGATAGCGATGCCCTGCACTCGCCAAACGAAAAATACGATATCTACAATTATTACAAAGGAATTGAGACATTGCCTTTATTCCACAAATATTTCGCTGAATTAAGCAAATAA
- a CDS encoding SGNH/GDSL hydrolase family protein — protein MKHSALVFLSLLLLCVCNSSFAQAPAPNQNPTRVSCPEAAQYYSKDSINIVTFGASTVEGVNGQGFQTMLKNNFLNCYTNKIIDITNHGIGGQTTFQGLLRIDNAISNRTGFIVIDMGINDAVSISSGKGSIAETIANMRAFIVASLKQKLVPILCTLQNVDDRNIKSYVAVNAHIKSINAGYRRLAAEYKIYLADVNAAMRRDFSLYQDAFHPNTRGYRLVSYVIFDAINKAIFDKFLKFTVTQNYPNPASMQTFIDVVLPESDKINIQIYDLMGRLVKTVVNEYLNTGKHTLEINTSTFVPGIYFFKISSDSGQYNAAKKFIVAR, from the coding sequence ATGAAGCATAGTGCACTAGTATTTTTATCGCTGCTACTGCTTTGTGTTTGCAATTCGTCTTTTGCGCAGGCTCCAGCCCCAAATCAAAATCCTACACGCGTAAGCTGTCCCGAAGCAGCTCAGTATTACTCGAAAGATAGTATTAACATTGTAACTTTTGGTGCCAGTACTGTTGAAGGTGTAAACGGACAGGGCTTTCAAACCATGTTAAAAAACAACTTTCTAAACTGCTATACCAATAAAATTATAGATATAACCAACCATGGTATTGGCGGACAAACAACTTTTCAGGGGCTGCTTAGAATTGACAATGCTATAAGCAATAGAACGGGCTTTATTGTGATAGACATGGGCATTAACGATGCTGTATCAATTAGTTCGGGTAAAGGAAGTATTGCGGAAACCATTGCCAATATGCGCGCTTTTATTGTAGCCAGCCTGAAACAAAAGCTGGTACCTATTTTATGCACCCTGCAAAATGTAGATGATCGTAACATCAAATCCTATGTTGCCGTAAATGCGCACATTAAAAGTATAAATGCCGGATACAGACGCCTGGCAGCAGAATACAAAATCTATCTTGCCGATGTAAACGCTGCCATGAGAAGAGATTTCTCGCTCTATCAGGATGCTTTTCACCCCAATACACGTGGTTATAGGCTAGTAAGTTATGTTATTTTCGATGCCATTAACAAAGCTATTTTTGATAAGTTCTTAAAATTTACCGTCACGCAGAACTACCCCAACCCTGCCTCCATGCAAACCTTCATTGATGTGGTTTTGCCCGAATCGGATAAAATCAATATCCAGATTTACGATTTAATGGGCCGCCTGGTTAAAACTGTTGTAAACGAATACCTAAACACCGGAAAACACACGTTAGAGATTAACACTTCTACCTTTGTTCCAGGAATTTATTTCTTTAAAATCTCATCCGATTCGGGCCAGTACAATGCTGCCAAAAAGTTTATCGTTGCGCGGTAA
- a CDS encoding PH domain-containing protein: MPTETFTNEVIDINSLPKYEEIELQHPHSNYWKIICINLSIFLSIIGIGAAVLLIFIKEISAYAFLIIAVYVALLAILFLLYRISFKKRGYAIRTHDVIYKSGIIAESTTIVPLNRIQHIELNEGILSRAFHLGSLQLFTAGGQTGHIHISGIPIEEAKNIRDLLLKKLDLIDNQTVASA, from the coding sequence ATGCCAACAGAAACATTTACCAATGAGGTGATCGATATCAATTCACTTCCGAAATATGAAGAAATAGAGCTCCAACATCCTCACTCCAATTACTGGAAAATTATTTGCATTAACCTTTCTATTTTCTTAAGCATCATTGGAATAGGTGCGGCTGTTTTATTGATTTTCATCAAGGAAATCAGCGCATACGCCTTCTTAATAATCGCTGTTTATGTGGCCCTTTTGGCTATACTATTCCTTCTTTACAGGATCAGCTTTAAGAAAAGAGGCTATGCAATCCGTACACACGATGTGATATACAAAAGCGGTATCATTGCAGAATCTACTACAATTGTACCTTTAAACAGGATTCAGCACATCGAGCTTAACGAAGGTATTTTATCCAGGGCTTTTCATTTGGGTTCTTTGCAGCTCTTTACTGCAGGCGGCCAAACAGGTCATATCCACATTTCGGGCATACCTATTGAAGAAGCCAAAAATATCAGAGACCTGCTACTGAAAAAACTGGATTTAATTGATAACCAAACCGTTGCCTCAGCATAA
- a CDS encoding PH domain-containing protein, translated as MNNDFSKPQRQSAAGIVIMAAHTTLSIGRAFIFFIIYAFVKIQSAYLIYVLLSLAVMILGSFLFAYLWYVKFTFFLDKEKQEFVVNKGIFNRDQVIIQLDKIQQVNINQSILQKIIGVYGLKIDTAGAHGEEVSIKAIDETSAYNLKAHLLHKKVAIENQPETAEEAQIVEETPFLRISSWTLFKVGLTSNYGQSLALLAAFFYTVIYEGKQLLDTFKIDKNAIESTVTGMLTIVTAFILIGVLLVVLLIINMVRTFYKYFELQISQHKDALLLSSGLIAKKNTLVNPAKVQITKYSQNYFQKKLNMLNVNLKQAHFGESKKGHEMQGNTMEIPGCNPTERDELLRMILSKLPKPGKTFIPDWRFLNLPIFFKLVLPVIIFLIIALNVPEVKPFIAAAAIYLVTGIVMIYISFKKHRISVSDEFIVKKSGIWDISHEIITPAKIQAITTFQYPWHKGVDVGHLCLHTAAGQIRFKYGNYTEIKQLVNYWLYQVEHRNESWM; from the coding sequence ATGAACAACGATTTTAGTAAACCCCAGCGACAATCGGCAGCCGGAATCGTAATCATGGCTGCGCACACCACCTTAAGCATTGGCCGGGCATTTATCTTCTTTATTATTTACGCTTTTGTAAAAATTCAAAGTGCATATTTAATTTATGTGCTATTGAGCCTGGCGGTAATGATTTTGGGGAGTTTCTTGTTTGCCTACTTATGGTATGTAAAATTCACTTTCTTTTTAGATAAAGAAAAACAGGAATTTGTGGTAAATAAAGGGATATTCAACCGCGACCAGGTAATTATCCAGCTCGATAAAATCCAGCAGGTTAACATCAATCAATCTATCCTGCAGAAAATTATAGGTGTTTACGGTTTAAAAATAGATACCGCTGGCGCTCATGGCGAAGAAGTAAGCATCAAAGCCATTGATGAAACCTCTGCATATAACCTCAAAGCACATTTACTCCATAAAAAAGTTGCTATTGAAAACCAACCGGAAACGGCCGAAGAGGCTCAAATTGTTGAGGAAACCCCGTTTTTAAGAATCAGCTCATGGACTTTATTTAAGGTTGGACTCACATCAAATTATGGCCAGAGCCTGGCACTGCTTGCCGCATTCTTTTACACTGTAATTTACGAAGGAAAGCAACTGCTGGATACTTTTAAAATTGATAAAAATGCAATAGAAAGTACCGTTACCGGCATGTTAACCATTGTAACCGCATTTATTTTAATTGGTGTATTGCTGGTTGTGTTGCTGATAATTAATATGGTTAGGACTTTTTATAAGTATTTTGAACTTCAAATCAGTCAGCATAAAGATGCCCTGCTCCTCTCATCAGGATTAATTGCGAAGAAAAACACACTGGTTAACCCAGCCAAGGTGCAGATTACCAAATACAGCCAAAACTATTTCCAGAAGAAGCTAAATATGCTGAATGTAAATTTAAAGCAGGCACATTTTGGCGAAAGTAAGAAAGGACATGAAATGCAGGGCAATACCATGGAAATTCCGGGCTGTAACCCTACCGAGCGCGATGAATTGCTACGTATGATATTGAGCAAGCTTCCAAAGCCAGGTAAAACCTTTATTCCCGACTGGCGTTTTTTAAATCTGCCTATTTTCTTTAAACTCGTTTTGCCTGTGATTATTTTTCTGATTATAGCTCTAAATGTTCCAGAGGTTAAGCCCTTTATAGCGGCAGCTGCTATTTATCTGGTTACAGGCATAGTAATGATTTATATCAGTTTTAAAAAGCACCGTATTTCGGTTAGCGATGAGTTTATTGTAAAAAAGAGTGGTATCTGGGATATTTCGCACGAAATTATAACACCTGCTAAAATACAAGCCATCACTACTTTTCAATATCCATGGCATAAAGGTGTAGATGTTGGCCATTTGTGCCTGCACACTGCTGCAGGTCAGATTCGCTTTAAATATGGTAACTATACCGAAATTAAACAACTGGTAAACTATTGGCTATACCAGGTAGAGCATCGGAATGAAAGCTGGATGTAA
- a CDS encoding NAD(P)H-binding protein, whose protein sequence is MKITLTGSLGNITKPIAETLVAKGYEVKIISSNPDRAEAIKAMGAIPLIGSVADTAFLTAAFTGADAVYTMVPPDFSVPNFKAYISEIGKNYAVAIQQSGVKKVVNLSSVGADLPDGTGPIAGLHEVEKTFAQLDGVAVKHLRAGYFYINFLANVDMVKHANILGSNFGADAKLVLVHPGHIAKVAAEAFEDDFAGKSVQYVASDDESTPADVAKALGTAVSKPALPWIEFSDEDAFNGMTGAGLPEEIAKNYVEMGDAIRSNVLFVDYFKNKPVLGGATLQDFAAEFAVAYNS, encoded by the coding sequence ATGAAAATAACATTAACAGGATCTTTAGGAAATATTACCAAGCCAATTGCCGAAACTTTGGTTGCCAAAGGTTACGAAGTAAAAATTATCAGCAGCAATCCCGATAGGGCTGAAGCCATTAAAGCAATGGGCGCTATCCCGTTAATTGGCAGCGTAGCCGATACTGCATTTTTAACAGCAGCCTTTACGGGTGCAGATGCTGTTTACACTATGGTACCTCCCGATTTTTCGGTGCCTAATTTTAAGGCTTATATTAGCGAAATTGGTAAAAACTATGCTGTAGCCATTCAGCAATCGGGTGTTAAGAAGGTAGTGAATCTAAGCAGCGTAGGTGCTGATTTGCCAGATGGAACAGGGCCAATTGCCGGATTGCATGAAGTAGAAAAAACTTTTGCCCAACTGGATGGAGTAGCCGTAAAGCATTTGCGTGCAGGTTATTTCTATATTAATTTTCTGGCCAATGTTGATATGGTCAAACATGCCAATATTTTAGGTTCTAACTTTGGTGCCGATGCAAAATTGGTATTAGTGCACCCAGGCCACATTGCTAAGGTAGCTGCCGAAGCATTTGAAGATGATTTTGCAGGAAAAAGTGTGCAGTATGTAGCCAGCGATGATGAAAGTACGCCAGCAGATGTAGCTAAAGCTTTGGGTACTGCAGTAAGTAAACCAGCGTTACCATGGATCGAATTTAGCGATGAAGATGCTTTTAACGGAATGACAGGAGCTGGCTTACCGGAAGAAATTGCCAAAAACTATGTAGAAATGGGCGATGCCATCAGGAGCAATGTACTTTTTGTAGATTATTTTAAGAACAAACCCGTTTTAGGAGGTGCTACTCTTCAGGATTTTGCAGCTGAGTTTGCTGTAGCATACAATAGCTAA